Proteins encoded by one window of Salvia splendens isolate huo1 chromosome 7, SspV2, whole genome shotgun sequence:
- the LOC121811167 gene encoding syntaxin-71-like: MSVYHILFRVDSICKKYEKYDIEKQRDQNAFSDDAFAHLYSTFDSQIHLALKKSKFAAYETDRATVVALYAEVRRIKARLMDEVPKLRKLAQRKVKGMSKEEQEARVELVLTLPDRIQAIQDGNRGGPATEIFGSSSNKHIKFDSDGKMDDGFFEQSEESSQFRQEYEMRKKKQDQGLEVISEGLDTLKNLAKDMNEELDRQVPLVDEIETKVDKASSDLRHTNVRLKETLTRVRSSRNFCIDIVLIIILLGIAVYLYNVLT; this comes from the exons ATGAGCGTGTACCACATTCTGTTCCGGGTAGATTCCATCTGCAAGAAATACGAAAAATACGATATTGAGAAGCAGCGCGATCAGAATGCCTTCTCCGACGACGCCTTCGCCCACCTCTACTCCACCTTCGACTCCCAAATCCACCTCGCTCTCAAG AAATCGAAGTTTGCTGCGTATGAGACGGACAGGGCGACCGTGGTAGCGTTGTATGCGGAGGTGCGGCGCATCAAGGCCAGGCTCATGGATGAAGTGCCTAAGTTGAGGAAACTTGCTCAAAGGAAG GTGAAAGGTATGTCtaaagaagaacaagaagctCGCGTTGAGCTGGTTCTCACGCTTCCTGACAGAATCCAAGCGATACAGGATGGCAATAGAGGTGGTCCAGCCACAGAAATATTTGGTTCATCATCCAACAAGCACATCAAATTTGACTCTG ATGGGAAAATGGATGATGGTTTCTTTGAACAATCGGAGGAATCGAGCCAGTTTAGGCAGGAATATGAAATGAGGAAAAAAAAGCAG GATCAAGGTCTTGAGGTGATATCAGAGGGCTTAGATACATTAAAGAATTTGGCAAAGGATATGAATGAG GAATTGGATAGGCAGGTCCCCTTGGTTGATGAGATTGAAACGAAG GTAGATAAGGCATCAAGTGATCTCAGGCATACTAATGTCAGGCTGAAGGAGACACTTACAAGG GTGAGGTCGTCTAGGAACTTCTGCATCGATATAGTTTTGATTATCATTCTTCTGGGAATCGCAGTCTATTTATACAA TGTGTTGACCTGA
- the LOC121811168 gene encoding NAC domain-containing protein 10-like, translating to MFGDEEELYFFSPRDRKYPKGGRPNRAAASGYWKATGTDQPIWSSLGSRKIGVKKGLVFYKGKPPRGLRTDWVMTEYRLPDTSHPSRSTAGSGSGSGSMRLDDWVLCRIRHKGNMSKKENSMNHDSAAPDMLSEYLNSDEYNLIVSLLAGLDPVSLTTPNPISHNVAATTPTMDADQSNLDLITFRGPLVAATDARSYGQNVCKSAYSSNPSISMQDQDMLHPLQQNFLHCPLTQQYI from the exons ATGTTTGGAGATGAGGAGGAGCTTTATTTCTTCAGCCCGCGCGACAGAAAGTATCCCAAGGGTGGGAGGCCTAATAGGGCCGCCGCGTCCGGATACTGGAAGGCCACTGGCACGGATCAGCCTATTTGGAGCTCCTTGGGATCGAGGAAGATAGGAGTCAAGAAAGGCCTTGTTTTCTACAAGGGAAAGCCTCCTCGTGGCCTCAGGACGGACTGGGTCATGACCGAGTACAGACTCCCAGACACCTCCCATCCCTCCAGATCCACTGCAGGCTCAGGCTCAGGCTCAGGCTCAATGAGA CTGGATGACTGGGTGCTCTGCCGCATTCGTCACAAAGGCAACATGTCAAAGAAAGAGAACTCCATGAATCATGATTCTGCAGCTCCAGACATGCTTTCAGAATATCTCAACTCAGATGAATACAATCTCATAGTTTCACTACTAGCAGGCCTTGATCCTGTCTCCTTAACTACTCCCAACCCAATCAGCCATAACGTAGCTGCCACTACACCAACAATGGATGCTGATCAATCAAACTTGGACCTCATCACCTTTAGAGGGCCGTTGGTAGCTGCCACTGATGCAAGATCATACGGTCAGAATGTGTGCAAGTCTGCATATTCGTCGAATCCCAGCATAAGCATGCAGGACCAAGATATGCTGCACCCATTACAACAAAACTTTCTACATTGCCCTTTGACACAACAATATATATAG
- the LOC121742446 gene encoding probable ubiquitin-conjugating enzyme E2 C encodes MEVRDDGDAQSRHQQEQQSPPTASSKQLQSSPNHIDTNSVTQRLQKELMALMMTGGDLGVSAFPDGDSIFAWTGTIEGGKGTMYDGLSYKLLLRFPVDYPFKPPQVKFETACFHPNVDQFGNICLDILQDKWSSAYDCRTILLSIQSLLGEPNTESPLNASAALLWKNQEEYRKTVRKHYMATGDSLEN; translated from the exons ATGGAGGTTCGAGACGACGGCGATGCTCAATCGCGCCATCAGCAGGAGCAGCAATCGCCGCCCACAGCCTCCTCCAAGCAACTCCAGTCTTCTCCCAATCATATCGATACCAATTCCGTTACCCAAAG GTTGCAAAAGGAGCTCATGGCTCTAATG ATGACAGGTGGAGATCTGGGAGTATCTGCCTTCCCCGATGGGGATAGCATATTTGCATGGACTGGCACAATTGAAGGTGGTAAAGGAACTATGTATGATGGTCTGTCTTACAAACTTTTGCTGCGCTTTCCAGTAGATTATCCTTTCAAGCCTCCTCAAGTCAAGTTTGAGACGGCATGCTTCCATCCGAATGTTGATCAGTTTGGgaatatttgtttagatattctTCAG GACAAGTGGTCTTCAGCATACGATTGCAGAACGATTCTCTTGTCTATACAAAGTCTACTAGGAG AACCGAATACTGAGAGCCCTCTCAATGCTTCTGCTGCTTTACTCTGGAAGAACCAGGAAG AGTACAGAAAAACAGTGCGCAAACATTACATGGCTACTGGAGATTCATTGGAAAACTGA